Proteins from a genomic interval of Verrucomicrobiales bacterium:
- a CDS encoding heavy metal-binding domain-containing protein yields MTLTTTPTIEGRPVTQYLGIVTGEAIIGANVFRDIFAGIRDFVGGRSGSYEKVLGDARRAAMEEMERQARELGADGVVGIDLDYEVLGAQNGMLMVTTSGTAVKF; encoded by the coding sequence ATGACATTAACGACGACACCGACTATTGAAGGCCGACCGGTCACCCAGTACTTGGGCATTGTGACTGGTGAGGCGATTATTGGCGCCAACGTGTTCCGGGACATTTTTGCCGGGATCCGCGATTTCGTGGGCGGTCGTTCGGGTTCCTACGAGAAGGTGTTGGGAGACGCCCGTCGTGCTGCCATGGAAGAGATGGAACGACAGGCTCGGGAACTGGGAGCTGACGGCGTGGTGGGCATCGACCTGGATTACGAGGTGCTCGGTGCCCAGAACGGCATGCTCATGGTGACCACGAGCGGAACCGCCGTGAAGTTTTAG